Genomic window (Actinomycetes bacterium):
CCTTGTCCTCGACCGAGGTGCCCTCGGGCGCCCCCAGCTCTCGCAGCAGCCCGGGCAGCCGGTCGCGGGCGACGGCGACGCCGGCGGCCACGTCCGGCGCGGTCACCGTGCCGCCCTCCCAGCGCTCCAGCCCGTAGTGCCCGAGCACGACCAGGCCGGGGACCCCCGCCAGGCCGCCGCGGTCCACCGCCAGCTGCGCGGGGCGGCCGGTGACGACGGCAACCCGCACGCCGCGCCCCGCCAGCCGTTCCAGCACCGGAGGCACGTCCGGGTGCGCCCGGGCGTCGTCGGGGTCGGGGACGATCGGTGACAGCGTGCCGTCGAAGTCGAGGGCCACGAGGGCGTCGGCCGGGTCGGCGAGCAGGGCGCGCAGACCGTCGCGCCCGGCGGAGGTGGCGGGCTTCGGGAGGCTCACCGGGTCGGTCCGCTCAACTGCCGTCGACCGCCGTCATCCTTGGTAGGAGTCGGTCACGACCACGGTGAAGCGGGTCGTCGACAGGTTGCCGAACCGCGGCAGCGTGCGCGGGGTGGCGCGCAGGTCGCCGGCGACGGCGAATGCGACCGTCTCGCCGCCGGCCGGGTAGTAGACCGTGGTCGCCGGGACGGTGCCGCGGAAGTTGCCGACGGCCGGCACGTCCCAGCCGGCGGACCGCAGGTGGGCGGCCACCGACGCGGCGAGCCCCGGCCGCGAGGTCTGGTTGAGCACCACGACCTCGACGGTCGACCGGTCGACCGCACCGGCATTGTCGCCGGTGTCGCCGGTGTCGCCGGTGTCGGCGGTCCGCGTCATCTCGGCCGCCGGCGTCCGCTCCGCCTTGGTGCCTTCGACGGCGCTCTGCGCCCTCGTGGTGGCCGAGGACGTCCCGGTCGGGGTCGCAGCTGAGGAGGCGGGCGATGTCGTGACCGGCGGTGCCGAGGTCGGTGCCGACGCGGTGGCGGCGGCCGCCGTGTCGGTCCGCGGGCCATCGGTGCGGTCGCCCTGCCACACGGCGAGCGAGGTGACCAGGGCGCTGACCGCGGCGACCGCGAGCACCGACGGCATCAGCGCGTTCACCAGGGTGCGCCGGGTGCGGTGGGCGCCCCGGCGCACCCGGGCCGGGCCGGTGTCAGGTCCGTGGCTCATCGGTGCAGAGGGTAGCGAACCGGGCGCAACCGGTCAGACCTCGATGCCGAGGCGGCGGGCCGAACGGGCCCGCTGGCGCGCCGAGCGCAGCCGGCGCAGGCGCTTGACCAGCATCGGGTCGGTGGCCAGCGCCTCGGGTCGGTCGATCAGCGCGTTGAGCACCTGGTAGTAGCGGGTGGCCGACATGTCGAAGAGCTCGCGGATCGCTTGCTCCTTGGCCCCGGCGTACTTCCACCACTGCCGCTCGAAGGCGAGGATCTCCTGGTCGCGGGCGGACAGCCGGGACGCGGCCCCCGCGTCGGCGGGGCGGAAGGCGTCGGCGGCGTCGCTCGTGCCCATGTCGCTCCTCGCTGGCGGTGCGGATACCGGTGCCGGCGCCAGGGCGGGACGCCCCGGCTCGTCGGCGCCATCGTACGGGTGAATCACACCGCTGTCATTCACCGGGCGACCTCGCGCCGGAACGGGTGCAGCGTGGTCCCGGCGCCCCGCACGGCCTCGACCAGCACCTCGTCGGGGCGCACCCGCTCTCCCGCCCAGACCACGCTGCGCTCCAGCCGCCCCTCGACCTCCGCACCGGGCTCCACGACCGAGGCGCCGCCGGACGCCAGCAGGTTGGCCCGCAGGTAGTCGGCCGGGGTGCCGCAGTCCACGGCCGGCAGGTCGGTCACCACCAGGTCGAGCCGCCCGTGCGCGTGCAGGTCGCGCCAGGACACCTCGTAGAGCCCGGCCGGCTCCGGCGAGAGGTCACGCACCGACCACCAAGGGAGCAGGCAGATCCCGACGTAGCGCAGCCCGCCGAGCACCGCCGGGTCCGGCTGGTCGGGGCGAGTGCACAGC
Coding sequences:
- a CDS encoding trehalose-phosphatase — protein: MSLPKPATSAGRDGLRALLADPADALVALDFDGTLSPIVPDPDDARAHPDVPPVLERLAGRGVRVAVVTGRPAQLAVDRGGLAGVPGLVVLGHYGLERWEGGTVTAPDVAAGVAVARDRLPGLLRELGAPEGTSVEDK
- a CDS encoding DUF3263 domain-containing protein, which gives rise to MGTSDAADAFRPADAGAASRLSARDQEILAFERQWWKYAGAKEQAIRELFDMSATRYYQVLNALIDRPEALATDPMLVKRLRRLRSARQRARSARRLGIEV
- a CDS encoding LytR C-terminal domain-containing protein: MSHGPDTGPARVRRGAHRTRRTLVNALMPSVLAVAAVSALVTSLAVWQGDRTDGPRTDTAAAATASAPTSAPPVTTSPASSAATPTGTSSATTRAQSAVEGTKAERTPAAEMTRTADTGDTGDTGDNAGAVDRSTVEVVVLNQTSRPGLAASVAAHLRSAGWDVPAVGNFRGTVPATTVYYPAGGETVAFAVAGDLRATPRTLPRFGNLSTTRFTVVVTDSYQG